A region of the Oncorhynchus gorbuscha isolate QuinsamMale2020 ecotype Even-year linkage group LG02, OgorEven_v1.0, whole genome shotgun sequence genome:
CCATAGAATTCCACATGCAAACGGAGAAAACAAATAGcatatagtacacacacacacacacacacacacacacacacacacacacacacacacacacacacacacacacacacacacacacacacacacacacacacacacacacacacacacacacacacacacacacacacacacacacacacacacacacacacacagacggtgcTATGAGGTGTCTGACCTGCGTTTGCTGGGAATAAAGCCGACCTCCTCAACGTCTGTCTGAGGACTGACCCGTCTGGCCTGCCACCACTCCTCATCACCACAGTCCAGGACATGGAGCACGTCACCAAACCTGAAGCCCACCGCCTGGCTCAGGAAACCACAGTCTGCTGTCTTATCATAGTCAAACAGGGCCCTGGgacagacggaggagaggagaccatgggagaggaaagaaagaagacACAGTTACAAAAGTAGATACAGACATTCTTTGAAGTCTACGTGGGTTCTTGTGCTCTGAGGTGTTCACAGTGCTGTACTAGCCTGGTAGTATCTGTGTTGTGTCCTTGTGGggttgtatatagtatatagtgcaGTATTAATGAGTACCTGATGTAGAAGCCTCTCTTGGTGTTGTATATCGTATATAGTGCAGTATTAATGAGTACCTGATGTAGAAGCCTCTTTTGGggttgtatatagtatatagtgcaGTATTAATAAGTACCTGATATAGAAGCCTCTTTTGGGGTAGTATAAAGTGCAGCATTAATAAGTACCTGATATAGAAGCCTCTCTTGGGGTTGTATATAGTGGCGTATTAATGAGGACCTGATGTAGAAGCCTCTTTTAGGGttgtatagagtatatagtgccGTATTAATGAGTACCTGATGTTGAAGCCTCTTTTGGggttgtatatagtatatagtgcaGTATTAATGAGAACCTGATGTTGAAGCCTCTTTTGGGGTAGTATAAAGTGCAGTATTAATAAGTACCTGATATAGAAGCCTCTCTTGGGGTTGTATATAGTGCAGTATTAATGAGAACCTGATGTTGAAGCCTCTTTTGGGGTAGTATAAAGTGCAGTATTAATAAGTACCTGATGTAGAAGCCTCTCTTGGggttgtatatagtatatagtgcaGTATTAATGAGAACCTGATGTTGAAGCCTCTTTTGGGGTAGTATAAAGTGCAGTATTAATAAGTACCTGATATAGAAGCCTCTCTTGGGGTTGTATATAGTGCAGTATTAATGAGAACCTGATGTTGAAGCCTCTTTTGGGGTAGTATAAAGTGCAGTATTAATAAGTACCTGATGTAGAAGCCTCTCTTGGggttgtatatagtatatagtgcaGTATTAATGAGAACCTGATGTTGAAGCCTCTTTTGGGGTAGTATAAAGTGCAGTATTAATAAGTACCTGATGTAGAAGCCTCTCTTGGggttgtatatagtatatagtgcaGTATTAATGAGAACCTGATGTTGAAGCCTCTTTTGGGGTAGTATAAAGTGCAGTATTAATAAGTACCTGATATAGAAGCCTCTCTTGGGGTTGTATATAGTGCAGTATTAATGAGAACCTGATGTTGAAGCCTCTTTTGGGGTAGTATAAAGTGCAGTATTAATAAGTACCTGATGTAGAAGCCTCTCTTGGGGTTGCTCCTCAGTGTCGTCTGACCAGAACCCATGCTGCTGTTCATCAGCTGTTCCCTCAGGTCGTGGATCTTCGCTTCGAAACGGCTGtactctgaacacacacacacacacatacattagcACATGTATGGTCCCTTGGCGTATGGTGACGCAGTGTTTTATGCAATGGTAGGTTACTGTAGTGCTGGCCTCACCCTCTGGTCTGTACTGGGCGATGATGGTGACAGTCTGGCCAGCGTTCTTCAGGGCTGCCGCAGCCTGCTCATGGGTGGCGATACGCAGGTCCACTCCattcacctgacacacacacatgcgcgcacgcacgcacacacacacacacacacacacacacacacacacacacacacacacacacacacacacacacacacacacacacacacacacacacacacacacacacacacacacacacacacacacacacacacacacacacacacacacacacacactaaactctCAGAGAAGTGTGTGCatgtgaagctgtgtgtgtgtgtgtgcctaagaAAGAGAGCGATCGAGAGTTTGTGTATATATACGTAAGTGTGTCCCTGTGTGGTTGCGTGACTATACacatgtgagtatgtgtgtgagtaCAGAATATGAATCCACtcgtgtgtgtgagcatgtgtgtccTTACGCTGAGGATCTGGTCGCCCTTGCGCAGCTCACCGCTGAGGTCGGCAGGCCCCCCCGCCAGGATGAAGGAGATAAAGatcccctctccatcctctcctcccacgATGTTAAAACCCAGGCCTGTAGAACCCCGGTGGATCAGCACTCTCCTAggctccctgacagagagagcaggggagaaggggagggacgGAGGGTCAGGGAGAGACGAGGAGAAATGGAGGGGAAGAAGGAGACTAACAAGAGGGAGAGGTAACATGGGGAGGGAGATATGTATATGAGTAGTGAAATGGGGACACCACATTTTGGGGCAcaaggaggagggaggcagagagaaaaataaaataatcgTTGGTTAGCTCTGGGTCAGGCCTGTGCTAACCAAATCTTACCTCCATCAGCCTATCATTTTACGATCACTATATGGGAGGCCTTTGGGAAAAGCCATAGGTGGATTTGGAATATGAGTAAGCCCAGAAAGCTTTGCTCACCTGGGAAGGTCTTCATCCCCCATCATGCTGTGCAACACTGGAGAGAAGCGACTAGGTGAGGTGGGAGTGAGGGCTTGTGGGTAATCTGATCCAAGGTAGGTGGGGTGGCCAAGATCTGTGTCCATGTGAGCGGAGTAAGCTGAAGAAAGAAGACATGGACCATtagaggaccacacacacacacacacacacacacacacacacacacacacacacacacacacacacacacacacacacacacacacacacacacacacacacacacacacacacacacacacacacacacacacacacacacacacacacacacacacacacacttactgctgGTAAGGTCTGGCGGGTTGTAGGAGTTCAGGTAGAGGTTGTTAGGCTTGGCCACCCGGAGGTAAACCACCTCGGCTGTGTTCTTCAGGGCTCCCACTGCGTCCTCATGCATCACGTCCTCCAGACACACACTGTTCACCTGAACCCACAGACAGCATGGGATCAGACCTACTGCTACACATGCTGCTGACCTGTACATCATGACCGTAGTAAAATAGCCCCTGCAGTGCTGACAGGCATATTACACAGCTTCTCAGTCAATGGAATGTCAACGTGATCCTTCTCTCTGAGGACATTCTGAAGCTATTCTGAAGCTAAATCACAGGGCATGGTATCATAGCTCATTGGGAAATAAAGCAGTGGATCAGGCACCATTTTGTAGTTCCTGCATGGAGCCCATATTGAGTCAAATCCACCACTCATCTGCAATGTCTCTATGGCCCAGGAGATGGCAGTAGAGCTACACAGTGCAGGCAGCAGCAGAAGCAATGCTGGTGATGTTAAAGAACTCCCCTATCCCACACATCTATTACCATATTAATGAAAGTCATCTCAGGCTGTGAAAATTACAACTGTTATTTATCGAGATTCTTAAAGCCCCTACGCTGCTGAAGTGGACAAGATATGCTGGCTTGTCTAAGTGGGCCTCTactagccagtgtgtgtgtgtgacgactGACCGCCAGTATCTTATCCCCTATCTGCAGCCGCTGGTCCTTGTGAGCAGCCCCACCCTCGATGATCTTAGTGACATAGATGCTGTTGTCTCCTGGTATGTGCTGGTTCCCCACCCCTCCAGCGATGCTGAAACCTAGACCTATGGGAGGGACAggatggagcagagagagaaagagagagagggagtaagagagaatatgagagagaaagagagagagacagtgagagagacagagagagcaatggagagaaacagagagagtgagatggagagagagatggaagaggtgGAAAGAAATATGTAAATAATAACTGACAGGTACATAAATATGGAAGCATTAAccacagaaacagacacaaaCAGAGCTGTACCTTTCGGCCCTTTGATGAGTTTGATCTCGGTGACTTTCTCTGCGGCTGGTTTCCTGCGGAGCACGTAGAGGCGGACGATGGCCCCCGCCTCCTTCAGAGCCTCCACTGCCAGACTGTGGGTCACCTCCCTCACATCCACATCATT
Encoded here:
- the LOC124007149 gene encoding disks large homolog 4-like isoform X9, producing MLHMSDKNLAAMEAMHGYTPHTHISPIKPVLMSSGHNPMYTSAVSTLGNSPPVVVNTDTLDGSPYVNGTEGEIEYEEITLERGNSGLGFSIAGGTDNPHVGDDPSIFITKIIPGGAAAQDGRLSVNDSILFVNDVDVREVTHSLAVEALKEAGAIVRLYVLRRKPAAEKVTEIKLIKGPKGLGFSIAGGVGNQHIPGDNSIYVTKIIEGGAAHKDQRLQIGDKILAVNSVCLEDVMHEDAVGALKNTAEVVYLRVAKPNNLYLNSYNPPDLTSTYSAHMDTDLGHPTYLGSDYPQALTPTSPSRFSPVLHSMMGDEDLPSLLLPLHFSSSLPDPPSLPFSPALSVREPRRVLIHRGSTGLGFNIVGGEDGEGIFISFILAGGPADLSGELRKGDQILSVNGVDLRIATHEQAAAALKNAGQTVTIIAQYRPEEYSRFEAKIHDLREQLMNSSMGSGQTTLRSNPKRGFYIRALFDYDKTADCGFLSQAVGFRFGDVLHVLDCGDEEWWQARRVSPQTDVEEVGFIPSKRRVERKEWSRMGTKERDRSRDSLGSQGRDDSQHSYEAVAQVEVHYARPIIILGPIKDRVNDDLLSEFPDKFGSCVPHTTRPKREYEVDGRDYHFVSSREQMEKDIQSHRFIEAGQYNSHLYGTSVQSVREVAEQQGKHCILDVSANAVRRLQAAQLHPIAIFVRPKSLENVLEINTRLTEEQARKGMDRALKLEQDFIECFSAVVEGDSFEEVYHKVKTVIEEQSGPYIWIPTRERLQQENGGK
- the LOC124007149 gene encoding disks large homolog 4-like isoform X10 encodes the protein MFVSVWYAKKMGRRFINNVRKAKKHPHHIMGNSPPVVVNTDTLDGSPYVNGTEGEIEYEEITLERGNSGLGFSIAGGTDNPHVGDDPSIFITKIIPGGAAAQDGRLSVNDSILFVNDVDVREVTHSLAVEALKEAGAIVRLYVLRRKPAAEKVTEIKLIKGPKGLGFSIAGGVGNQHIPGDNSIYVTKIIEGGAAHKDQRLQIGDKILAVNSVCLEDVMHEDAVGALKNTAEVVYLRVAKPNNLYLNSYNPPDLTSTYSAHMDTDLGHPTYLGSDYPQALTPTSPSRFSPVLHSMMGDEDLPSLLLPLHFSSSLPDPPSLPFSPALSVREPRRVLIHRGSTGLGFNIVGGEDGEGIFISFILAGGPADLSGELRKGDQILSVNGVDLRIATHEQAAAALKNAGQTVTIIAQYRPEEYSRFEAKIHDLREQLMNSSMGSGQTTLRSNPKRGFYIRALFDYDKTADCGFLSQAVGFRFGDVLHVLDCGDEEWWQARRVSPQTDVEEVGFIPSKRRVERKEWSRMGTKERDRSRDSLGSQGRDDSQHSYEAVAQVEVHYARPIIILGPIKDRVNDDLLSEFPDKFGSCVPHTTRPKREYEVDGRDYHFVSSREQMEKDIQSHRFIEAGQYNSHLYGTSVQSVREVAEQQGKHCILDVSANAVRRLQAAQLHPIAIFVRPKSLENVLEINTRLTEEQARKGMDRALKLEQDFIECFSAVVEGDSFEEVYHKVKTVIEEQSGPYIWIPTRERLQQENGGK